The Acropora palmata chromosome 3, jaAcrPala1.3, whole genome shotgun sequence nucleotide sequence CTGCATCCCGTACGGCCCAGCATTTCTTttgcgccattttgaaacgtCCCTGAGGCAACGCACTTTAACATGTGACTGATCTCTGTGAACTCACAATGCAGGCGAAAAAAAACAGTCAGCGTCGACATGTTTAACAAAAGTGCTTAAACATGGTTCAGCAACAGACCAACCACTTCTCGGAGCCGAATTCAGTACGGCTCGGTCGCAGTGACTAAAAACATGGCAATTAACCCTCTCAAGCACTTATTAAATTTCTGCCTGTTTTTAGCAGTACTCCTGATTTCTATAGCTAGCAGGTTCAAAATGGCTTCTCTCTTCAAGAAGTGATTAATTTCAATTGTGTTCAGTAAGACAGTGATAGCGAAGAAGAACGTCAGTTTATGACCGAAATATCCTCAATTTAACcgaaaggaaacaaaagtaTTGGTTACGTTCAATGGTCTTAATCCAGGTCTTTCTCAGTTCTCTTGTACTTGTCAACGGATCGCGAGATTTTTCTCTCAAAATTGGTCTTTTTAATTCCAACTTATTCCTTTtcggaaaaaaggaaatattctTTTCGTTACTGAGGTTAAAATTCAAGTCTATATTACACTCTAATAGCTAGCACTGCCACATTAGTTTTAGTAAGTGAAAAGAAATCAATGAAGGATAGGATAAGTTGATGTGTGtggaaaagattttttgtccCGGCAGACGCATTAAGAACACCGTGGTCAAACGTATTGCGCATGTGCGAGCGACACGGCCAAATTGGAGGTCCGACTTTAATTCATAAcaccaggagcccatcagatggagcctccatctccacTAATTTCTTgggtcaaccctttcccgagtagatttataaatagaaccattttcttttgttatgcgcttgaatcgcatgaatgcgccTGCTGACTGCtatcatttctctattttcattggctctttcctccatcagcgcgcgaaacctcctcagggaacagttctatttataaatctactcgagaaagggttgactccagGGGCTTGTGTGGGAGATGGaagctccatctgatgggctcctgataACACCAAATGAAAGTAAATCCGCAGTGTGACCCGGTGTCTTAAATACATATAGCTTTTTTGGTaaagttcaaaacaaaacaataaagagACAGAATACCGGTAATTCAATAAACATTGCGTCTGAAAAGTCTTAAGCTTGCCTTTTacctactttttttttcttttacagatTTCTATGAacgtttcaatttttttcgcaaattttGCGTGACACCGGTTTCCCATGTTTTCGTTTAAATTTTTGCGCGGAAAATATTGGCGCGCAGCTCCAGAAAAAATGTACCCATTTGCGCATGCCCATCGTTTGTCCGCTGTGTTCGCATCGCGTTTGCAGCCGCAAGAGGCGCCGCAATTGTGTTTTAGTGAACAGCGGTTTCACATGCCACGTCAAATGCAACATGGCGGACAAGATGGACAAATACTCAATTTTGTTGCCTACGTATAACGAACGGGAGAATCTTCCGTTAATCGTTTGGTTGATTGTAAATGCGTTCTCAGAAAGGTAGGAAATTCCTGTTGTAGGTTGagtgttttctttcaatattgtCTCTGAGGGCCTGACTTCTTCGAATGTTCGATcaatgtttgttgttgtttttgtcaaattcagTGGGAATGATTACGAGATAATCATCATCGACGATGGAAGTCCGGATGGTACACAAGAGGCAGCAAAGCAGCTGGAGGATATTTATGGAACGGAGATCATTGTAAGTGTTAGGTTATTCAATTTGTGGGGGCAATTGCAATGTTTAAACCTATCCTTGCACAATTTTCTGGAGAGCTCAAAgtaagaaatatttttgctaTGCTTTTCCTCCAGCGGCTCCGGCCAAGACCGAGTAAGCTTGGATTAGGTAAGCACCTCAGAGACGTGTAATCGGAGATAAGTTTAGTATCAATAAAAGATATTAACTACAATCGAAGACAATGTTGATTTTCAGGACTTTATTCATATGCCAGCAATTGATATTCTAAAATCTAGTCTTTGGAACAAATCTGGtgtaaaatgaatgcaacgcAAAGAATTAAAACGTTGCTGGTCTTGAATTGCACCTTTtaaagttgcattcattttaaaccacagTTAGCATGAAACTATGTCTAATCAAAGACAAGTTTGGTATTGATGGCAACAGAGGAGGCAGGTAGGATTCCTTAAAATCTTAACATTGATGGCCTTGATCAAAGTGACCCTCCAAGTAGAgtctcttttttccttttagatgAAGATCTTGCTTACATGATGCACTTTCTAGTTAAACATGgcttttttacaataactattTCAACTCACTTATATCTTTAAATGATGTTAATTTCTTATAAAGGTACTGCATACATTCATGGAATGCAGCATGCGAGAGGcaatttcataataattatggatGCTGATTTATCTCATCACGTAAGCCTGTTCTCTTTggtgcaattttattttaattaagtTAAATTGATAATTGAGTAGGTCCATAGTCAGTTGTATATTTAATTTGtatgattattatttgatTCATGACATCATCATATTATGTCAGTGGAGTGTGTTCAATCAAATTACAACAGCTTTGACGTTTTCATAACTAGCGTCAATTATAATGGTTGGAGTTGCTTTAAACAAGCGCTGATCATGAGGAGTATTTTGTTTGACCACACAAACAGATAGTGTGTGGCGTGACTGGATGCCTGTGATTGCTATTGCAATCAGTTTACCAAATGAAAGCAAGGCAAAATGCGAGCTAGTCCATTAACCAGTCAGGGCATTGTACCCTTGAAATGAAGTGGCATGGAGGACAACagtcttggaaaaaaaaccaCGTGAGAAACCGAGAAAAGTAATGAAAGTAGAGAGTGTTCTCCTCCATGAGCATACTTCAAGGTGCATTGCTTTGTGCCAATGATAGGAAAGCACTGCTCAGCACCACAAAACATTAAAGGATGCACAAAAATGCTGTATCCTACAAGCATTTTACCTGTTGTTTGCTTATACTAGGAATTTCAGGAGAATTTACCATACAGGATATGACAGACTAGATTGATAGCTgttttaatgtaaattatATGTATACGAAATCTTCCACTAATAACTTCAAAAAAACTGACCTCTTGTAAAACACTCACTCATTCTGTTTCATTTGTCATTGTTCACTTACTGAGAGTTATGTTCACTTTCTTGTCTTGACAGCCAAAGTTCATCCCAGAATTCATCAGGTGTATATTGTACAATACATGTAGTTTATCAAAACTTGGGAATTAGTTGTTATCAATGATTAGTTATTTGTTGATACACTCTCCCACACCAGCAGCTCACTGCAATAGAATGGTTCCAAAACGTCACTCTTTTGTTATTCACTTAATGTTGCCTCACATGTACATTAGATGTCTTTGCTTTTAAATTaacttttgcaaaaattaattttgtacatgTTTGAATTTCATCCGGTTATGATAATGATTTAATAAAACCCTGCAATTTGATTCAGGTTCAGAGGGGCAATTGGGTCGCAAAATTTTGTACCATATAAATGATATTTTGAATGAGGGACCCTTCAACTCACAAGTGGAATTGTTTAACGCAGAtgtaaattaatttgcatcaGTACCACTTCAAAACATGCTATTATCTATTCATGATTGTATTATTATGACCTCTGGCAGTTCTTCTCAGTGATgataaaaaaagtaaaattttagaACACTTCAAGTAAAAAAGGTAAATATTTTTCGTTCAGTGTATAAACACTTTTTTTGTAGTTACTAGTACTTAATCTATGGTGCTttcctcattttttttatttaaaagaaaacagaaggAAGGCAATTTTGATGTTGTTTCTGGAACACGTTACATTGGTAGTGGTGGAGTATTTGGTTGGGACCTCAGGAGAAAGTTGATAAGGTTTGATAATCATTAATTCTTTATTCTCatattataattatgaaaCACTAATGAAGTACAATTACTTGTGCAAACGTTTGCTGCTAAGCTTGATATCATCCTATGTGAAAAGCATTTGGCAGCATTAAAGATCACTTCTATAGCAATGGCAAGTTTTGTCGAAAGAATATTATGGGTTATGTATTATTCGGTAATAACCCCCCTATAAACTACATTGCAAAGGAAACAAATCGCATATCATGTACTGCTAAATTTAGTTATTAATATGGTTTTATTGCTAGCCGGGGAGCAAATTACTTGACGCAGATTCTTCTCAGACCAGGTGCCTCTGATTTAACAGGAAGCTTCAGGTAAACGAATGAAAGGTTtcttttgtaaagaaactgagaTTTGGGAACAGTGGGAAAGTAAAGTGTAGAATCAAACAAATGATTTCATCAGGGAGAATAACGTTTGCTTCAAGTTAACGTTACCGTTGTATtaacgttttgaaaactacCCAACATAAGTCTGACTGCGAGCAGAGTTTTGGCAAAATCCGCACGTTGTAAGAGAGCGGACGAAATTCGTGCATCGCGCGAGACTCGAGGACACTTAAGGCGAAGGGAGTGTCGAAAAAGTTTCGGCGCTTCTCTCGCGTCGCGTGTTACCTGAGTGTCGTGCGTGCGCGTGTATTTTGCTCTCGCGTTTGTCCCTTCCCGAAATCAGAGTCTGTGGTCATCGTTGTGAACTTATGTTCCTTAACTATCACAATCACTGTGTTCTCTTACTCGTCCAAATTAGATTGTACAAGAAAGACGTTCTACAGTGTTTGGTGGATGCTTGCGTATCCAAAGGGTTTATTTTCCAAATGGAGATGATTGTACGAGCAAGACAGTTTGGTTACACTATTGGGGAGGTTAGTTTATCAGATACGCTGCTCTGAACTTGTTTTCCATGTAGCTCTTTTTGCCACTGACAGCTACAGAAACGAAATGATTTCTCTTCGTAAATGTTTCATCCTTATTTTTGAGCAAGTAGCGAGTTTCTGGAAAAGTAAAGCTGGTTGGTAAAGAACTACTACGATCTTGCTTATGAGCTTGCAAACTGCTTTTCCTGAAGTAACACTGCAACCATAGTATCTCACGCTTCGATGCAACAGAATTGTGCTACTAGAATGCCCATGTGACATTTCCCCGCTCAGAGGCAGAGGTAGCTGTGCAATTGAAACGGTTCGgtaaaaaaatgttcaacGTAAAATTCCGCTGTCAAAAGTGTTGAATCCTTTTGTCTTTAGACAATTCtagttttttaatttcaaaacgttttctgATCGCAGTAACACACTACGAATTTAGGGTTTCCTTCGATGTAACaacctgtgatatttttcgTTGTTTCGCAAGCTCGTGCTGAAGTTTGGTGATTGTTTAATGGTCTCATggctcgtttttttttccttgttgtacGCCATCCTTGAGTTTCAGTGGGTTTTACTCCCAGGATGAGCCAATTTAAGAGGCAAAGATACAGTCTTTTTTTCAGACTGCTGTGCTTTAAATATGCACGGAAGTTCTTTTATTGTATGGCGCGCAGTCGATAATTGGACTAGGGACGACCCTCTTTTGCAAGGTAGTAAGCAAGCCCCTAAATTTGACTGCGCCTTATACAGGCTGCGTGCGGGTCATTGTGCTTTTGTTATCATCGCTGACGTATTTTCTTCgtcttttgtttttaggtCCCAATCACATTTGTTGATCGTGTTTACGGTGAATCTAAACTTGGTGGAAGTGAAGTTGTCTCTTTTGCTAAggggcttctttatttgtttgcaACCACGTAACGATTACCAATGGAAAGTCCATAGATTATTATTTGTGCATGAAGAAATTAgataatttattgatttacAAATATCGACAAACAGATCCTTCGAATTAGTTAGTTTCTAGATAAGGCGATTGTTTTTCCGATTGTAAAAGCTAGAAAAATGGAAGGCAAGCTTAGATAATTCAGAAGCCGAGGAAACTATGtaaatgaagaagaaagagaaaaaaaaaaggtttttctttttggtttagAAGTAGAGATTTCGGTGTTTGGGTTTTTACTTTATCCATATACTACTAGTAAAccttttgttatttatcgTGTTTGCTAAGAGATTACTTCTATTCACTAACGCCTGGTTTCGATCGCTCGAAGCAGTGCTGTCTGCGCGACAACTATCGCTCACACATCATGTCCAACAAGTATATGAAAATAGGAGGTTAATTATAACGTTGCTATATTTTGAAACCTTCTCGTAAATGACTATAAATCTGAAAAGACCCTTGAAGAATAAATGTCGTTTAATTTAAGGGCTTATAACCCCAAATCGTATTTGTAAAGTGCATTGTTGCACCTGATCGAAGCCCTTTTTTTTACGAAATGTTGACTTTTCACTAGCgtgaaaacttaaaaattgtaaGCGCCACTTTTTTTGCTCCGTTTTTTATTGCACTGTTACACATTCAAAAAGTACAATCTCTCCATAAATAGGAGGTTATTACAGCGAAACGGTTATACATACAGACTGACACGCACAGATAACACAAAAGACTGccgaaaataaaacataacGACAATCTGGATATAAGATACAAAAGCATTCGCCGCACTTTAGTACTAGAAACAAAATTACGACGAAGCACCACTTGTTTCACGACCGAGCAGAGTCACAAGGGGCATGGTTCTACCACGGATTTCACCGCACAAACGGACCGAGCGGAGTCTCAAGGGGCGTGGGTCCTTTCTTGATTTGACTTCACGAACTGATTTGCATGGCATCGGTCTTTGTAACCATGATTTCTCAGCAGGTTCTGACTTCAAATCAATAATAGACCCACACCACTTCTGACTCGGTCATCAAAAAGCCGATGTTTATATTTAGTATTTCTAGCTGTTTGATGGAGAATTTTTCTGCAATAAATTTTCGAAGGTAGTAAAGTGAAGTTTCGATCTTCGTTGTTTGAAGTCTCCTTTCTTGTatgaaacacgaaaaatgACGAACAAACACTACCAATGAGGTAATTGATAAAAAATAGCTTTTGTTAAAATACTATAGCATATCATacaataaactaaaaaaatatatcatgACACAGTTAATAAAGTCTTTTCATCAGGAAGAGTACAATGTTCCTAGCAGCTTTCGACTTCTTATAATAGATAACCTTCATTAGTAATATCGATGTTTTTGTTCCAGAAATGCACAAGTAAAAGGCTATTGCAAAAGCTGCAGTAGGtttttgcaatatttcaaAAGCACAGTAATCAGTATTTTTcaactcaaagaaaaaaaaaacacacatcCCACGTTACTAAAACATAAAGTAAATAATAGAATATTGCTATTGTCTATGCAAGTCCAATATGAGGCGCCTGGATGAAATTTCTTTCGATTTTTCAATGAACCAGATATTGCGTTATCATTGCAGTGTTGCTACTTGGAAGAAAACTACAAGGAAAAGACCAATGAAATCATCAAATTGCGCGAGAGGTTTTAAGTGgttaaatttgcttttttttaatatttgtgGATGGCGCAAAAAAGAGACAACAGCTGCTGATTTCCAAAGTGCGAAGCAATAGCGCAACGAAGAAAGAGGGACTGTGTCACAGAAATCAGTTATTGGTATCATTTGTACAATAATTCATCTGTTAAATCACTGCATATTCATTTAGGAAATCTAACATCTGTAGTCCACATTTGAGGGCAAATCCgttgcaaaatattttcatgaaaaactcGCGAAGAACTTGGAAATAACGGACCAAACTTTTTTCAAGCTGCAACCCAGTTTAGCTGAAGCTGACAGTTTTAATACACTAGAATGGAGGTATTGCCTGGCGACTAAGGATCTCTTTAGAATGATGCCTACTTCAAGAAGTTTTAGCATTGAGCTGTCCTTGAAGTATTTTGGCTCTGGATTTGAATCAAACATTCGGATtacatgtttaaaaaaaaattagctgAAGTcgtaaacaaaattaaaattcggTGGTACGCTCGGGATTGCTGGAGGGGTCTCTGGAATGGATATATTTTCCAGGTCTAGAAGCCTCAGTTTCATTTCCATATTCAGTAGCGTTTCAAGCTCTTCTTGTGACTCAGACGAAGGCatctggaaacaaaaaaacaaagtgagGTGGAGTTGATTTCAGGACCACAAAAGGCAAACTCATTCCGTGAGAACATTTTATCAGAGGATGATGACATCTGAACACCGAAAAGGCGAATTTGGTTTTGTCTCCTACCTCTTTGTTTAATAGCGTCGACAAAGCATCTGACCAAATGGCaaacttgaaataaagataaaaaaggaAGGTTAGAATTTTCCACCGTCTGGAAAAGGACCTTTTTACTTTAGTTAgcttttgtttctattttatCGGAGTAACGTAAGAATAGAGCCACAAGTATACTCCTTACGAACAAGTTGACAGTTATACTAACGAAGGAGGTTGTACGGCGGGGAAAACAGTTAATCGTCCTCATTTAAGAAATCAGGAAATACACACCATTTGAAGTTACTAAGGTGAACTGACAGGCAATTCCTAAATTCATTCTCCAAAGACTCGGCGCATAGGTCTGGCGGGAAATTCAACCGACTTGCCAGTAACAGTAATCATGGTCACCCAGGACTACGCAAGTAGTGCAAAACCCTGATAAAAACAGGTGCTATGAATTTCACCAATTGACAGCAATCTTCCCATTTGTTGAAACGCTGACTATACCAATTATCAGTTCATGATCATTTGCCGCGATCTGAGATTCTCAATACCCAGCGCCTGTTTCCGAAACCATTAAAACGAAATATATAAAGAACCTGAAAGTGTAATAACAAAATCCTGTCGTTTTACAGGAGAAAGGATTATTACCACTGATTGACTTGTTGCAATGAAGTCCAGGTGTTTTTCGTCTGGTTCATTATCGCACATTAGAGAAAAACACAATGATAGATAAGCCtagaaaaaatagaaaaaatagAAGATAACAAAAGATTAGAAGCACATGCAATTCGCAACTGCAGCGTTAGATGAACTACGCCACACTAACGGCTTCTTATGAAAATgaacctctttttttttttacatttcccctccctcccccCCCCTTCCCACATTAAATAGCAAACATGCAAATACCCTCTCCCCGTAGTCAAGTTAGCTGAACATTGACTTCTAGGAGAGGGCAGGTGTGGGGGGGGGGCTAGTAGAAGAATAGGATGACTAAGAGAAAATCGTGGGTAGGAATGATCGAATATTACGACGAAATCTTTATGATTGGTTGAGACAAAAAAAGGTAAAGCGACGATATACTCTGCAGCGAGAGAACATAACGTAAGAGAATACATCCCCAATACATGCGCCTCCGAGTTCCAaaggttttttctttttttcaatctaATTTTAGCTCTCGTGGTCACAATGCGCGGCTACTTTATAATTGCTTCAATCCTCTGACTGGTAGGCGACccaaaaaaaagctttcaCTGCACTGTCCGGCGCGGAGCTAAAAATAGattgcaaaaagaaagagcTGTCATTGGGCATGAGGCTGATGAGTTCCCTTGTCTCATTCTCTCTTGATTGCAGTGAAGAATTATCAATCGAATGATGAAAGGATGGAAGAAGCATGCAGCTTAACAGACAAGGAATTAAATAGCTAACAAAGAAATACAATGCCGTTTgcaagaataacaaaacaatttctcACTCTTCTAAAGTTACGGTCTCTCGTTTGAGGGCAGTCCTTTCCAAACAGTATTCTCGTTACTTTAGCGATGGGTACTGCAAAGTAAAATGACCTCATCAGTTCATCtcgaaattgaaaaagattttGACATTAAATGACTTATTTCCCTAAAGAGTTAACAACAACATTGCTCGCAAAACgtaaaattaaacgagactcAATTTTTCGATGAGTATTTACGTAGGGCAAAGTGAATTAACGATCGATATTATGACTCATGTGCAAACGAGTTACATAGCCTtctaattttaaaagaaaagtttaGCACTTCCGCAATTAACCGACAATTTTCCTCGCTCGCGATCACTTGACAAGATGCACGAAATAGTTAATACAGTAACCCACTTCGTAACGGCCAAAAGTATTGACGTACAGTTGTAGTTTTGGGTTTTGGATTAACCTTCAACGCCAGGAATCTTTCAAACATTGTGTAGGGCAACCTCAGTCTCGCAAGAAAGATTGCACGCCcaaaaatttcgtttttttgaTAAAAACCCTGAGTGCAGCACAAGGGCAATAAAGCAAACGGGACAGCTCAATACCTCTCCCTCGGAGAACATACTCACATTTGTTTGGTAGGTTTTCTAACGGCGGTGCCTGCCCCTCTTGACAATCACCGTAATGCAAAAATTTTAAGTTTGGAGATAGCCGACAATACCAAAATCGCtctgaaaagaaagcaagaaaGTTAGAGGAACACAAGACTAACGGGTATTTGATTTGCtgccaaacaaaaaaaaaacaatcagcaaaaacaaagatgatAAAAATAGGAGCCACCTAAGGAAAGCCATGACTTTTCTGTCGTGACGAGCGGAAGAAAACACGAGCACAACGAGGCTGACGAAAGTTTACGAAGACTGAGCACGAGAGTCGACGACTCCGATTTTGCCCGAAGTGTAGTCGTCTGGTTCCGACTGCTTGTCACAAAGAAAATTCCCTTCTTGTATcaataagaaatacttataaTGAGAGTTACCTCTGGCCCTCGCTTTTCCGGGCGCTTTGTCAAAAAGAGCTCCTTGGATAAGCTGGTCCAATCTCTGAGGAAGACAATCATATGAAGTGTGTACAGCAACCTCGAAAAACTATCAAATTGACGGTAGATGAGGGATAATTTACTTCTCTCAGTTATGGTTGTTTCCTGAGAGATCAAAGGCCTAACGAGCGAGTTCAATCAGTTATGGTTTTGCAGGGAAACGAAATTACCACATAGTTGAATAAAATACCACCATTAGAcatctgtttgtttgttgctttataCTATCGAATCCCTTCCAAGGAAGACTTATAAACAGATAGTTCATTTTGAGGACGGGAAAACCGTATTACTCAAAAACTAATTCTCACGTCAGGTTGAGACCGCCGTGACCGAGTAAATCCCTCTCCCCGTACTATCGCACCGAGGTGTCAACCCGCTTCAATAAGACCTATCGGAGATCAGACGGGACATACTTACGCTGAAGTTGATtcaggggacactttgtgaggTTTATTGATATGAGAATGCCTCAAATTACTCGCACTTCTGAAGATGTCTGACGGGATCCGGTTTTTTTACAATAGGACgcccaaaaaaacatgcaatcAGTAATTTTCGAACCAGTATTTAACATTTGCTAAATGCAACG carries:
- the LOC141875958 gene encoding dolichol-phosphate mannosyltransferase subunit 1-like, with product MADKMDKYSILLPTYNERENLPLIVWLIVNAFSESGNDYEIIIIDDGSPDGTQEAAKQLEDIYGTEIIRLRPRPSKLGLGTAYIHGMQHARGNFIIIMDADLSHHPKFIPEFIRKQKEGNFDVVSGTRYIGSGGVFGWDLRRKLISRGANYLTQILLRPGASDLTGSFRLYKKDVLQCLVDACVSKGFIFQMEMIVRARQFGYTIGEVPITFVDRVYGESKLGGSEVVSFAKGLLYLFATT